One Alkalicoccus halolimnae DNA segment encodes these proteins:
- a CDS encoding ArsA family ATPase, translating into MDVLTKKIIFVGGKGGVGKSTSAAAIAWRSAEAGHKTLLISTDPAHNLGDIFSRSIGGKTTKVADKLYALEIDPEIETEKYISSVKENIKGTVHSGMMEEVHRQLDTAKASPGADEAALFDKLISIILEEGENFDKLIFDTAPTGHTIRLLSLPELMGVWIEGLLKKRKKTNENYSQLLNDGEPIEDPIYDVLKERQERFSKARDIMLNGKETGFIFVLNPERLPIMETKKALTLLDKYHLHVKTIIVNKVLPETADGEFLNQRRRHEKKHLQTIKDSFQSQELIFVPLFPHDITNMDQLEEFSSWYTKK; encoded by the coding sequence ATGGATGTACTGACAAAAAAGATTATATTTGTAGGGGGGAAGGGAGGTGTCGGCAAATCGACATCGGCGGCAGCCATTGCATGGAGGTCTGCAGAGGCGGGACATAAAACGCTGCTTATTTCAACTGACCCTGCTCATAATCTGGGGGATATTTTCAGCCGGAGTATCGGCGGGAAAACAACGAAAGTAGCCGATAAGCTTTACGCTTTGGAGATTGACCCTGAAATAGAAACAGAAAAATATATTTCCAGTGTCAAAGAAAATATTAAAGGAACGGTGCATTCAGGAATGATGGAAGAAGTTCACCGGCAGCTCGATACCGCAAAAGCTTCACCGGGAGCGGACGAAGCAGCCCTTTTTGACAAGTTGATTTCGATCATTCTGGAAGAAGGGGAGAATTTTGATAAACTCATTTTTGACACTGCTCCTACCGGCCATACGATCAGGCTGCTCTCCCTTCCCGAACTTATGGGCGTCTGGATTGAAGGCCTTCTAAAAAAACGAAAGAAAACGAATGAAAATTATTCCCAGCTTCTCAATGACGGCGAACCGATAGAAGATCCGATTTACGATGTCCTTAAGGAAAGACAGGAACGGTTTTCGAAAGCCAGAGACATTATGCTTAACGGAAAGGAAACAGGGTTTATTTTTGTTCTGAATCCGGAACGCCTGCCAATAATGGAAACGAAAAAAGCGCTTACGCTGCTGGATAAGTACCATCTTCATGTGAAGACGATCATCGTAAATAAAGTGCTTCCCGAAACGGCAGACGGTGAATTTCTGAATCAGCGGCGGAGACACGAAAAAAAACATCTGCAGACGATAAAAGATTCCTTTCAATCTCAGGAACTGATATTTGTCCCTCTGTTTCCTCACGACATTACGAATATGGATCAACTGGAGGAATTCAGCAGCTGGTATACGAAAAAGTGA
- the cls gene encoding cardiolipin synthase: MEWSYVLGWSLNAIIVANFALAIFVIFIERRDAATTWAWLLVLFFLPVLGFIIYLFLGRQLKEDNFYNLSVEEQTFFNQHVDRQIEEIRHRKTGVENSFLNKYEQLLKLNLRSSQSLISLQNRTLILHDGEQKFASLLKDISNAEREINIQYYIIKRDTLGKKILESLVERARAGVKVRLLYDAVGSRTLRHKDFTELIDNNGEVRVFFPPLLGIINLRLNNRNHRKVCIIDGKIGYIGGFNVGNEYLGLDKKFGYWRDTHLRIEGDVVPDLQQRFIFDWNYAGNGRNKEDAFVFVSHQITDYAPMQIVTSGPNSHSEHLKNMMIKLIMSAEHDIYIQTPYFIPDKSFMDACRTALLSGVKMYIMIPGNPDHPFVFWASRSFLGELLQYGANVYFYEKGFLHAKTMIVDSEVSTVGTTNLDARSFKLNFEINALIYNEKIALELESLFETDTAGSFLFTKEMYAERKWTEKFKEGVSSLLSPIL; the protein is encoded by the coding sequence ATGGAATGGTCCTACGTTTTAGGGTGGAGTTTGAATGCTATCATTGTCGCGAACTTTGCCCTTGCCATTTTCGTTATCTTTATAGAGCGAAGAGACGCAGCAACGACGTGGGCCTGGCTTCTCGTATTATTTTTCCTCCCGGTTCTGGGTTTTATCATTTATCTTTTTTTGGGAAGACAGCTTAAAGAAGACAACTTCTATAATTTAAGCGTAGAAGAACAGACTTTTTTCAATCAGCATGTAGACAGACAGATTGAAGAAATCCGTCATAGAAAAACGGGAGTGGAAAACTCTTTTCTGAACAAATACGAACAGCTGCTTAAGTTGAATCTCCGTTCGAGTCAGTCTTTAATCAGTCTGCAGAACCGCACTCTGATCCTCCACGATGGGGAGCAGAAATTCGCTTCTTTACTTAAGGATATCAGTAACGCTGAACGTGAAATAAACATTCAATATTATATTATTAAACGTGATACTCTAGGGAAGAAAATCCTGGAATCGCTTGTGGAACGTGCCAGGGCGGGGGTGAAAGTAAGACTTCTTTACGATGCAGTCGGTTCAAGAACGCTGCGCCATAAGGATTTCACAGAACTTATTGATAATAATGGAGAGGTACGGGTTTTCTTTCCTCCACTGCTTGGCATTATTAATTTACGGCTGAATAACCGAAACCACCGGAAAGTATGTATCATAGACGGTAAAATCGGCTACATCGGCGGATTTAATGTAGGTAATGAATATCTGGGTCTTGATAAAAAATTTGGTTACTGGCGCGACACTCACCTTCGAATAGAAGGTGATGTTGTCCCTGACCTGCAGCAGCGGTTTATTTTTGACTGGAACTATGCTGGGAATGGCAGGAACAAAGAGGATGCTTTCGTTTTTGTCAGTCATCAGATTACGGATTATGCTCCTATGCAGATTGTAACGAGCGGACCGAATTCGCATTCGGAACATTTAAAAAATATGATGATTAAACTTATCATGTCTGCAGAACACGATATTTATATTCAGACACCTTATTTTATTCCTGATAAGAGTTTTATGGATGCATGCCGGACGGCGCTTCTTTCAGGGGTGAAAATGTACATTATGATACCTGGAAATCCTGATCACCCTTTTGTATTCTGGGCGTCGCGATCGTTTCTCGGGGAACTGCTGCAGTACGGAGCAAACGTATACTTCTATGAAAAAGGATTTCTGCACGCCAAGACCATGATTGTTGACAGCGAAGTTTCAACTGTAGGTACGACAAATCTGGACGCAAGAAGTTTCAAGCTTAATTTTGAAATTAATGCATTAATTTACAATGAAAAGATTGCTCTGGAGCTGGAGTCCCTTTTTGAAACAGACACCGCAGGGAGCTTTCTTTTTACGAAGGAAATGTACGCAGAACGAAAATGGACGGAAAAATTCAAAGAAGGTGTCTCCAGTCTCCTGAGTCCGATTTTGTGA
- a CDS encoding carbon starvation CstA family protein: MSAILVAVAGLVIFALGYRFYSKFIAEKIFRLDPNYVTPAHQFKDGVDFVPTNKFVLWGHHFTSVAGAAPILGPAIAVYWGWVPAVLWVVLGTVFAAGVHDFGTLAISVRNKGQSIGTLANKLIGQRGKILFLFIILILVLMVNAVFAWVIANLFITYPASVLPVFIQIPLAIWIGYAVYKKNIKMLVPSLIALAIMYATAIFASGIPLMQIDLVQYMGGEDGAGLFGLGAVSTAFFIWIIILLGYVYIASTLPVWKLLQPRDFINSHQLVVGLAILYLGLFLTNPEITAPATNPGAETSWLPLLFITIACGAISGFHGLVSSGTSSKQLDKETDARFVGYFGAVGEGVLALISILAVVTLFANADEFTGAYSSFTESNAIGLGNFVEGAAGLAGGLGIPAGVATTIVSIIVVSFAATTLDTSVRLMRYIIAELGTEYKIPALTKTHVATTVAVASTAALVLIPEGPQGFGSGGYLLWPLFGTSNQLLAGISLLLISLWLKRLGRNYIYTLVPMIFLLFMTMYALFQQVLFTWSWWGTDSNMLLFIIGAVNFVFAFWITITAVSVMTKKSDEPIDKK; encoded by the coding sequence ATGTCGGCTATTTTAGTTGCTGTAGCAGGATTAGTTATTTTCGCTTTAGGATACCGCTTTTATTCCAAATTTATTGCAGAGAAAATTTTTCGTCTGGACCCGAATTATGTAACGCCTGCCCACCAGTTTAAGGATGGAGTGGATTTCGTACCGACGAATAAATTCGTGCTGTGGGGCCACCATTTCACGTCGGTTGCCGGAGCCGCCCCGATTCTCGGACCGGCTATTGCCGTATACTGGGGATGGGTTCCGGCCGTATTATGGGTAGTACTGGGAACAGTATTTGCCGCAGGTGTTCATGATTTCGGAACCCTTGCTATATCTGTCCGTAACAAAGGGCAGTCGATCGGCACGCTGGCCAATAAGCTTATCGGTCAACGCGGGAAAATACTTTTTCTCTTCATTATTCTGATACTTGTACTTATGGTAAATGCCGTTTTTGCCTGGGTTATTGCCAATTTATTTATTACATATCCGGCATCTGTGCTGCCGGTCTTTATTCAGATTCCCCTTGCCATATGGATTGGATATGCCGTATATAAGAAGAATATAAAAATGCTCGTGCCGTCTTTGATTGCGCTGGCTATTATGTATGCAACGGCAATTTTCGCAAGTGGAATTCCTCTAATGCAGATTGATCTTGTCCAGTATATGGGCGGAGAGGACGGTGCAGGACTGTTTGGTCTTGGAGCTGTTTCGACAGCGTTTTTCATCTGGATCATTATTCTGCTCGGGTATGTGTATATCGCTTCTACCCTTCCCGTATGGAAACTTCTGCAGCCGCGTGACTTTATAAATTCGCATCAGCTCGTAGTAGGGCTTGCTATTTTATATCTTGGCTTGTTTTTAACAAATCCGGAAATTACAGCGCCTGCAACCAATCCAGGGGCGGAAACCTCCTGGCTGCCGCTTCTTTTCATAACAATTGCCTGCGGGGCTATTTCCGGCTTTCATGGTCTCGTTTCTTCTGGAACTTCCTCCAAACAGCTCGATAAAGAAACAGATGCCAGATTTGTGGGCTATTTTGGAGCCGTAGGTGAAGGGGTGCTTGCTCTCATCTCGATTCTCGCGGTCGTCACATTATTTGCGAATGCTGACGAATTTACTGGTGCTTACTCCAGCTTTACGGAATCAAATGCTATAGGACTTGGAAATTTTGTGGAAGGCGCAGCCGGTCTTGCAGGAGGACTGGGGATTCCTGCCGGAGTAGCGACAACGATTGTCTCAATTATCGTCGTCAGTTTTGCAGCCACAACACTGGATACATCAGTCAGGCTCATGCGATATATTATCGCTGAGCTCGGGACAGAATATAAAATTCCTGCTCTTACAAAAACGCATGTGGCGACAACGGTAGCAGTAGCTTCGACAGCGGCTCTCGTACTTATTCCGGAAGGACCACAGGGATTCGGTTCCGGAGGATATCTGCTCTGGCCGCTGTTCGGTACATCCAATCAGCTTCTTGCAGGGATAAGTTTATTATTAATTTCCCTATGGTTGAAACGGCTCGGCAGAAATTACATTTATACGCTCGTGCCGATGATATTCCTGCTGTTTATGACGATGTACGCATTGTTCCAGCAGGTTCTCTTCACATGGTCCTGGTGGGGAACAGATTCCAATATGCTGCTGTTTATCATTGGAGCTGTCAACTTTGTTTTCGCATTCTGGATTACGATTACTGCTGTCTCAGTAATGACAAAAAAGTCCGATGAACCGATCGATAAGAAATAG
- a CDS encoding NAD-dependent epimerase/dehydratase family protein: MKKVVVTGGSGLLGTWVVKEFVNKGYEVLNVDVKKPAESITETKIVDLTNLGEVYGVLQGAYAVIHLAAIPVAYSHPNEVTFENNVMSTYNILEAASGLGIKKVVLASSESSYGIVFAPERFDPQYFPVDEDHPQLPEDAYGLSKIVNEETAKMFYRKSGMQVVSFRLGNVIAPEMYKKFPSFIHDSKQRDRILWSYIDTRDAAEACRLAVEKDGLGAVELNLAADNTSMDIPSRELMTLEFPAVKDIRREINGYETLLSNEKAKKLLHWQPQHNWRDHV; the protein is encoded by the coding sequence ATGAAAAAAGTTGTTGTTACCGGTGGCAGCGGACTGCTTGGTACGTGGGTCGTTAAAGAGTTTGTTAACAAAGGGTACGAAGTTTTAAATGTCGATGTAAAAAAACCAGCAGAATCAATCACTGAAACTAAAATTGTCGATCTGACGAATCTGGGCGAAGTCTATGGTGTTCTGCAGGGTGCATACGCTGTGATTCACCTGGCTGCTATTCCAGTTGCGTATTCCCATCCAAATGAAGTAACTTTTGAGAATAATGTAATGAGTACATATAATATTCTTGAAGCAGCTTCTGGACTTGGCATAAAAAAAGTAGTCCTCGCTTCGAGTGAATCTTCCTACGGAATAGTTTTTGCTCCGGAAAGGTTCGATCCTCAATACTTCCCGGTAGACGAAGATCATCCGCAGCTGCCTGAAGACGCTTACGGGTTATCGAAAATTGTCAACGAAGAGACTGCAAAAATGTTTTACCGCAAGTCAGGCATGCAGGTAGTTTCATTCCGCCTCGGTAACGTTATAGCGCCTGAAATGTATAAAAAATTTCCGTCCTTTATCCATGACTCCAAACAGAGAGATCGTATTTTATGGAGCTACATCGATACAAGAGATGCAGCAGAAGCCTGCCGTCTGGCTGTCGAAAAAGATGGACTCGGCGCCGTCGAGTTAAACCTGGCTGCTGATAATACCAGTATGGACATTCCCAGCCGGGAGCTGATGACGCTCGAGTTTCCTGCTGTAAAGGATATCCGGAGAGAAATAAATGGTTATGAAACACTGCTGAGCAACGAGAAAGCTAAAAAACTTCTTCACTGGCAGCCGCAGCATAATTGGCGGGATCATGTTTAA
- a CDS encoding DUF805 domain-containing protein, which produces MEWYLKVLKNFTDFQTRARRKEYWMFVLINFLIVTALSILEALVGLPTVISSLYSLFVLIPGLAVAVRRLHDTNKSGWWVLIVLIPIIGWIILLIFAVQDSEAGSNKFGPNPKEHPGA; this is translated from the coding sequence GTGGAGTGGTATTTGAAGGTTTTGAAAAATTTTACTGATTTTCAAACCAGAGCGAGACGTAAAGAGTACTGGATGTTTGTTCTGATTAATTTTTTAATCGTGACTGCTTTATCTATATTGGAAGCGCTGGTAGGGCTTCCAACCGTAATATCCAGTCTTTATTCTTTATTCGTACTCATTCCAGGCCTTGCAGTTGCAGTAAGGCGTCTACATGATACAAATAAAAGTGGATGGTGGGTGCTTATTGTACTAATACCGATCATCGGTTGGATTATCTTACTGATTTTTGCCGTACAGGACAGTGAAGCAGGATCCAATAAATTCGGACCTAACCCGAAAGAGCACCCAGGTGCGTAA
- a CDS encoding MOSC domain-containing protein codes for MTIGRLKDIIRYPVKSFRGEHVTATTVMKYGLYGDRSHALLDDKRDGKFLTITQCPRMVLYEASFKGTETVEALPWLEVRNPEGRIFAWEEDQLKKELENAAGTSLTFKKYSPEYVPAGAIEEEHILLITDASLAKLEETWGKEKLDAARFRPNIIVSLEDKIPFIEDSWTGRKIKLGGEAVIKIERPCERCMIINVDPQTGEQEPGLLKTVVKERNNCFGMYASVVKTGEITSLDKVEFVPED; via the coding sequence ATGACTATTGGCAGATTAAAAGACATTATCCGCTACCCTGTTAAATCTTTCAGAGGAGAGCACGTCACAGCAACTACTGTGATGAAATACGGATTATATGGAGATCGAAGCCACGCGCTTCTCGACGATAAAAGAGATGGGAAGTTCCTGACAATAACCCAGTGCCCGCGCATGGTCCTATACGAAGCATCCTTTAAAGGAACAGAAACAGTTGAAGCTCTCCCTTGGTTGGAAGTGCGAAATCCGGAAGGACGAATCTTTGCGTGGGAGGAAGACCAGTTAAAAAAAGAGCTGGAAAATGCGGCAGGCACAAGCCTTACTTTTAAAAAGTATTCTCCGGAATACGTCCCGGCCGGAGCTATTGAAGAAGAGCATATACTTTTAATTACAGATGCCTCTCTTGCAAAGCTGGAAGAAACGTGGGGAAAAGAAAAACTGGATGCCGCCCGTTTTCGTCCGAATATTATTGTTTCACTCGAGGATAAGATTCCGTTTATAGAGGATAGCTGGACAGGAAGAAAAATAAAATTGGGGGGAGAAGCAGTAATTAAAATCGAACGGCCGTGTGAACGATGTATGATTATCAATGTAGATCCACAAACGGGTGAGCAGGAACCAGGGCTTTTGAAAACGGTCGTAAAAGAAAGAAATAACTGTTTTGGTATGTATGCGTCTGTCGTTAAAACGGGAGAAATTACTTCTTTGGATAAAGTGGAATTTGTTCCTGAAGATTGA
- a CDS encoding MerR family transcriptional regulator, with protein MEERETAFTTKELSLQLNVGTSTLRKWCISLEKNGYVFTKTTNAHRAFKPADVTALEYIQKLIQVEHFSLTNASKVVVTKFAGNASSSGTLSIQDQKDIAERTAERYNILLNELLQRTFAQNERLDRQEQMLEQIMTHIDKSEEKSSEREQLLLETIEEMKKEPPKKSLWNVASWFR; from the coding sequence ATGGAAGAAAGAGAAACAGCCTTTACTACAAAAGAGCTGAGCCTTCAGTTGAATGTTGGCACAAGCACACTCCGCAAATGGTGTATATCGCTGGAGAAGAACGGTTATGTATTTACAAAAACAACGAATGCACACCGTGCTTTTAAACCAGCAGATGTAACGGCTCTGGAATATATCCAGAAGCTCATTCAGGTGGAGCATTTTTCTTTGACGAACGCCTCAAAAGTTGTCGTCACAAAGTTCGCAGGCAATGCGTCCAGTTCAGGAACGCTTTCCATCCAGGATCAAAAAGATATCGCGGAGCGTACAGCGGAACGTTATAACATTCTTTTAAATGAACTTTTACAACGTACGTTTGCACAAAATGAAAGACTGGATCGTCAGGAACAGATGCTTGAACAGATTATGACCCATATCGACAAGTCGGAAGAAAAAAGCTCTGAACGGGAACAGCTTCTTCTTGAAACAATTGAGGAAATGAAAAAAGAACCTCCAAAAAAATCCCTGTGGAATGTAGCCAGCTGGTTCCGATAA
- a CDS encoding cory-CC-star protein, with protein MFENMKKLIKFYEEVLSMPHRQEIARELRNEDDLFMLLLYSEMIGIPNPVYYYTLELYPHMIEEFHDWHLRMGMDKSPLNGIRCC; from the coding sequence ATGTTCGAAAATATGAAAAAACTGATAAAATTTTATGAAGAAGTGCTCAGCATGCCGCACCGACAGGAAATTGCGAGAGAGCTTCGCAACGAAGATGATCTATTTATGCTGCTGCTGTATTCCGAAATGATCGGCATTCCAAATCCGGTATATTATTACACCCTGGAACTGTACCCGCATATGATCGAAGAATTTCATGACTGGCATCTGCGCATGGGGATGGATAAATCGCCTCTTAACGGTATCCGGTGCTGCTAG